A stretch of the Streptomyces ortus genome encodes the following:
- a CDS encoding TetR/AcrR family transcriptional regulator translates to MTDTGTGTGTATGTGTGTGRETRGETPRERYRTQVRAEIKAHAREQLAAAGASALSLNAIAKRMGMSGPALYRYFANRDELITELIRDAYRSLADTFVATAAADGPDPSALAYALRDWALADPHRYFLVYGTPVPGYHAPDDITGIVRGIMATLLDACAALPPDPSVTPFRSHLQEHRRWAGDHPAEPAALHRALTFWSRLHGVLSLELAGHFTGTGFDPALFFAAEVDELTGTSAP, encoded by the coding sequence ATGACGGACACGGGGACAGGCACGGGGACGGCCACCGGCACCGGCACCGGCACCGGCAGGGAGACGCGCGGCGAGACCCCTCGCGAGCGCTACCGCACCCAGGTCCGTGCGGAGATCAAGGCGCACGCCCGGGAACAGCTCGCTGCGGCGGGGGCCTCCGCGCTCTCCCTCAACGCGATCGCCAAGCGGATGGGCATGAGCGGCCCCGCGCTCTACCGGTACTTCGCCAACCGCGACGAGCTGATCACCGAGCTGATCCGGGACGCGTACCGCAGCCTCGCCGACACCTTCGTCGCGACCGCCGCCGCCGACGGTCCCGACCCGTCCGCGCTGGCCTACGCCCTGCGCGACTGGGCCCTTGCGGACCCGCACCGCTACTTCCTCGTCTACGGCACGCCCGTACCCGGCTACCACGCGCCCGACGACATCACCGGGATCGTGCGCGGGATCATGGCGACCCTGCTCGACGCCTGCGCCGCGCTGCCCCCGGACCCTTCCGTGACACCGTTCCGCTCGCACCTCCAAGAGCACCGGCGGTGGGCGGGCGACCACCCCGCCGAGCCCGCGGCCCTGCACCGCGCGCTGACCTTCTGGTCCCGGCTGCACGGGGTGCTGTCCCTGGAGCTCGCGGGCCACTTCACCGGGACGGGGTTCGACCCCGCGCTGTTCTTCGCGGCCGAAGTGGACGAGCTGACCGGGACGTCGGCACCCTGA
- a CDS encoding medium chain dehydrogenase/reductase family protein, with translation MEVVVNAEGLVEVVLPGKVEPEGLQVRRGAVPVAGPGQVLVRMEATGVSFAEQQMRRGRYFDQPPFPFVPGYDLVGTVLTTGEGVDPGLVGTRVAALLKVGGWSTHVLVDAADVVEVPDGIGAAQAETLVVNGITAWQMLHRTARVRAGRTVLVLGANGGVGSVLVQLARAAGVKVIGTASARHHETLVAKGVVPVDHRTEDVAARVRELAPGGVDAVFDHVGGRGIVDSWQLLAPGGTLVAYGTASTRDDEGSKQWPVLKLLGRVWLWNALPNRRRAHFFNVWAGRALARNRFRARLRADLTQVFAAYRRGEVTAQIAAQLPLARAAEALRLAESGTVAGKVVLNP, from the coding sequence ATGGAGGTCGTCGTGAACGCCGAAGGACTCGTCGAGGTCGTCCTGCCGGGCAAGGTGGAGCCGGAGGGCCTCCAGGTCAGGCGCGGAGCCGTCCCCGTCGCGGGCCCCGGTCAGGTCCTGGTGCGGATGGAGGCGACCGGCGTCTCCTTCGCCGAACAGCAGATGCGCCGGGGCCGCTACTTCGACCAGCCGCCGTTCCCCTTCGTGCCCGGCTACGACCTGGTCGGAACGGTGCTGACCACGGGTGAGGGTGTCGATCCGGGCCTGGTCGGCACCCGGGTGGCGGCCCTGCTGAAGGTCGGCGGCTGGTCCACCCACGTGCTCGTCGACGCGGCGGACGTCGTGGAGGTGCCCGACGGGATCGGCGCGGCCCAGGCGGAGACCCTGGTGGTCAACGGCATCACCGCCTGGCAGATGCTGCACCGCACGGCACGCGTCCGCGCGGGACGGACCGTCCTGGTCCTCGGCGCCAACGGCGGTGTCGGCTCGGTCCTCGTCCAGCTCGCCCGGGCCGCGGGCGTGAAGGTGATCGGCACGGCGTCCGCCCGCCACCACGAGACGCTCGTGGCGAAGGGAGTCGTACCCGTCGACCACCGCACGGAGGACGTCGCCGCGCGCGTCCGCGAACTCGCCCCCGGCGGAGTGGACGCCGTCTTCGACCACGTCGGCGGCCGGGGCATCGTCGACTCCTGGCAACTCCTCGCGCCCGGCGGGACGCTCGTCGCCTACGGCACTGCCTCGACCCGGGACGACGAGGGTTCCAAGCAGTGGCCCGTGCTCAAACTGCTCGGCCGGGTGTGGCTGTGGAACGCGCTGCCCAACCGCCGCCGCGCCCACTTCTTCAATGTCTGGGCCGGCCGTGCCCTGGCCAGGAACCGGTTCCGCGCCCGGCTGCGCGCCGACCTCACCCAGGTCTTCGCGGCGTACCGGCGTGGCGAGGTCACGGCCCAGATCGCCGCCCAACTGCCGCTCGCCCGGGCCGCCGAGGCGCTGCGCCTGGCCGAATCGGGCACCGTCGCCGGCAAGGTCGTACTGAATCCGTAG
- a CDS encoding AI-2E family transporter, which yields MSASLSSARSRAALRASARISVELLLVLVMTAVALWLLGRMWSVVWPLIVGLLFTTLTWPVARFLRRHGWRPALAASAVTVLFLLLAAAVVALIVVPVASQSGELTDGVVDGLHKVRDWAAGPPLNIGEAEISGAVDDAVKRVRESAGNMVGTFVTGVSTVVDGVVTVVLAVFLMFFFLKDGPRFLPWLGRQLPGRLATDVPTVAARSWDTLGSFVRLQAAVGLLDAVFIGIGLWIVDVPLVLPLSVLTFVSAFVPIVGAMFAGFVAVLIALVSNGLTDALIVLAIILVVQQLEGNVFQPIIQGRGLGLHAAVVLLAVTLGGSLAGVVGSLLAVPVAAVVAVFWNYLREQLTEPPGEQDAGEPRTDGAVPS from the coding sequence ATGTCTGCCTCGCTGAGTTCCGCCAGATCCCGCGCCGCGCTGCGCGCATCGGCGCGTATTTCCGTCGAGCTGCTGCTGGTCCTGGTGATGACCGCGGTGGCTCTCTGGCTCCTGGGCCGGATGTGGTCCGTGGTGTGGCCACTCATAGTGGGCCTGCTCTTCACCACACTGACCTGGCCCGTGGCCCGCTTCCTGCGCCGGCACGGGTGGCGGCCCGCACTGGCCGCCTCCGCGGTGACCGTGCTGTTCCTGCTCCTGGCCGCGGCCGTGGTGGCACTGATCGTGGTCCCGGTGGCCTCCCAGTCGGGCGAGTTGACCGACGGGGTGGTGGACGGCCTGCACAAGGTGCGGGACTGGGCCGCCGGGCCGCCGCTGAACATCGGCGAGGCCGAGATCTCGGGTGCCGTGGACGACGCGGTGAAACGCGTCCGCGAGAGCGCCGGGAACATGGTCGGCACCTTCGTGACGGGCGTGTCCACCGTGGTCGACGGTGTGGTCACCGTCGTCCTGGCGGTCTTCCTGATGTTCTTCTTCCTCAAGGACGGCCCCCGGTTCCTGCCCTGGCTCGGCCGGCAGCTCCCCGGCCGGCTCGCCACCGACGTCCCGACCGTGGCGGCCCGCAGCTGGGACACGCTCGGGTCGTTCGTCCGTCTGCAGGCGGCCGTGGGACTGCTCGACGCCGTCTTCATCGGCATCGGCCTGTGGATCGTGGACGTCCCGCTGGTGCTTCCGCTCTCGGTGCTGACCTTCGTCTCGGCGTTCGTGCCGATCGTGGGCGCCATGTTCGCCGGCTTCGTCGCCGTGCTCATCGCCCTGGTGTCCAACGGTCTGACGGACGCGCTGATCGTGCTGGCGATCATCCTCGTCGTGCAGCAGTTGGAGGGCAACGTCTTCCAGCCCATCATCCAGGGCCGCGGGCTCGGACTGCACGCGGCGGTGGTCCTGCTCGCGGTGACGCTCGGGGGCAGTCTGGCGGGCGTGGTGGGCAGTCTGCTGGCCGTTCCGGTCGCCGCGGTGGTCGCCGTGTTCTGGAACTACCTGCGCGAGCAGCTCACCGAGCCGCCGGGGGAACAGGACGCCGGAGAGCCGCGTACCGACGGCGCCGTCCCCTCCTGA
- a CDS encoding alpha-L-rhamnosidase — protein MISRRNILAGTAAAMAVTANAVGTGSALAAPASATAPAGAGARRSALRVTAPTVEYVRHPLGIDAPHPRLSWPMASDKPGARQSGYRIRVASSAARLPEPDVWDSGKVVSEESVLVPYAGPPLKPRTRYYWSVRVWDADGGASDWSEPSWWETGLLDAAQWSAKWVSAPPVLTDAPTLEGGSWIWFPEGDPANSVPAVTRWFRRTLDLPDAVTAATLAISADNVYTVSVNGTEVARTDLETDQDGWRRPAVVEVLAQLRTGKNVLAVSATNASEGPAGLIATLTLHTASGERRIVTDDAWRSTDKEPAAGWRGTDFDDGAWPAAKEAAAWGAGPWGKVVPASYAANQLRHEFRLPRKKVARARLYATALGVYEAHLNGRRVGRDQLAPGWTDYRERVHYQTYDVTSLVRSGANAIGAWVAPGWYAGNVGMFGPHQYGERPALLAQLEVEYTDGTRESVVSDSDWRAASGPIVSADLLSGETYDARKETAGWTSPGFDDGAWLDAVRTAADAVPPRIEAQVDGAVRVAKELPVRKVTRPKPGVYVFDLGQNMVGSVRLRVSGAAGTTVRLRHAEVLNADGTLYTANLRTAAATDTYTLKGGGRETYEPRFTFHGFRYVEVTGYPGTPTAGDLTGRVMHTSAPFTFDFETDVPMLNTLHSNITWGQRGNFLSVPTDTPARDERLGWTGDINVFAPTAAYTMESARFLTKWLVDLRDGQTAEGAFTDVAPMVGTVGNGVAGWGDAGVTVPWALYQAYGDRQVLADAWSSVQAWLTYLEKNSSGLLRPDAGYGDWLNVEDETPRDVIATAYFAHSADLAARTAKELGKDPAPYADLFGRVRAAFQKAYVTAEGRVKGDTQTAYVLALSMDLLPDGLRAAAADRLVALIEARDWHLSTGFLGTPRLLPVLTETGHTEVAHRLLAQRSYPSWGYQIDKGSTTMWEHWDSIRPDGSFEDPGMNSFNHYAYGSVGEWMYTNIAGIAAGRPGYREIVVRPRPGGGVTSARATFASVRGPVSTQWRQRSGTFTLTCSVPPNTTAEVWIPTDAPDEVTHTAATFLRREDGCAVYRVGSGTHRFSA, from the coding sequence GTGATCAGCAGGAGGAACATCCTGGCGGGTACGGCGGCGGCGATGGCCGTCACGGCGAACGCCGTCGGCACCGGATCCGCCCTTGCCGCCCCCGCCTCCGCGACCGCACCGGCCGGGGCAGGCGCCCGTCGCAGCGCCCTGCGCGTCACCGCGCCGACCGTCGAGTACGTACGACACCCCCTCGGCATCGACGCCCCACACCCCCGGCTGAGCTGGCCGATGGCCTCGGACAAGCCGGGCGCGCGGCAGAGCGGCTACCGGATACGCGTGGCCTCCAGTGCCGCGCGGCTGCCGGAGCCGGATGTCTGGGACAGCGGAAAGGTCGTGTCCGAGGAGTCCGTCCTCGTCCCGTACGCGGGCCCGCCGCTCAAGCCGCGCACCCGGTACTACTGGTCGGTGCGCGTGTGGGACGCCGACGGCGGCGCCTCGGACTGGAGCGAGCCGTCGTGGTGGGAGACCGGACTCCTGGACGCCGCGCAGTGGTCCGCGAAGTGGGTCTCCGCTCCCCCGGTCCTCACCGACGCGCCGACGCTCGAAGGCGGCTCCTGGATCTGGTTCCCCGAGGGCGACCCGGCCAACAGCGTCCCGGCGGTGACCCGTTGGTTCCGCCGCACCCTCGATCTGCCCGACGCGGTCACGGCGGCGACGCTGGCCATCAGCGCGGACAACGTGTACACCGTCTCCGTCAACGGCACCGAGGTGGCCCGCACCGATCTGGAGACGGACCAGGACGGCTGGCGCCGCCCCGCCGTCGTCGAGGTCCTCGCCCAGCTGCGTACGGGGAAGAACGTCCTCGCGGTCTCGGCCACCAACGCGTCCGAGGGGCCCGCTGGGCTGATCGCCACCCTCACCCTGCACACGGCCTCCGGAGAGCGGCGGATCGTCACCGACGACGCCTGGAGATCGACCGACAAGGAGCCCGCCGCAGGCTGGCGCGGCACCGACTTCGACGACGGCGCCTGGCCGGCGGCGAAGGAGGCGGCGGCGTGGGGAGCCGGGCCGTGGGGGAAGGTCGTCCCCGCCTCGTACGCGGCCAACCAGCTGCGGCACGAGTTCCGGCTCCCGCGCAAGAAGGTGGCGCGCGCCCGGCTGTACGCCACGGCCCTCGGCGTCTACGAAGCCCACCTCAACGGCCGCCGCGTGGGCCGCGACCAGCTCGCGCCGGGCTGGACCGACTACCGCGAGCGCGTCCACTACCAGACCTACGACGTCACCTCGCTCGTACGGTCCGGGGCCAACGCCATCGGCGCGTGGGTGGCACCGGGCTGGTACGCGGGCAACGTCGGTATGTTCGGGCCGCACCAGTACGGCGAACGCCCGGCGCTGCTGGCCCAGTTGGAGGTCGAGTACACCGACGGGACACGCGAGAGCGTCGTCTCGGACAGCGACTGGCGGGCCGCGTCCGGGCCGATCGTCTCCGCCGACCTGCTGAGCGGCGAGACGTACGACGCGCGCAAGGAGACCGCCGGCTGGACCTCGCCCGGCTTCGACGACGGGGCCTGGCTGGACGCGGTGCGTACCGCGGCGGACGCCGTTCCCCCTCGGATCGAGGCACAGGTGGACGGCGCGGTCCGGGTGGCCAAGGAGCTGCCGGTCCGGAAGGTGACCCGGCCCAAGCCGGGTGTGTACGTCTTCGACCTGGGCCAGAACATGGTGGGTTCGGTACGGCTGCGGGTCTCGGGAGCGGCGGGCACGACCGTCCGGCTCAGGCATGCCGAGGTGCTCAACGCGGACGGCACCCTGTACACCGCGAACCTGCGGACCGCCGCGGCGACCGACACGTACACGCTCAAGGGCGGTGGGCGGGAGACGTACGAGCCGCGGTTCACCTTCCACGGGTTCCGCTATGTCGAGGTGACCGGGTATCCGGGCACTCCCACGGCGGGAGACCTCACCGGTCGGGTGATGCACACCTCCGCGCCCTTCACCTTCGACTTCGAGACCGACGTCCCGATGCTCAACACCCTGCACAGCAACATCACCTGGGGGCAGCGCGGCAACTTCCTCTCCGTCCCGACGGACACGCCCGCGCGTGACGAACGCCTGGGCTGGACGGGCGACATCAACGTCTTCGCGCCGACGGCCGCCTACACGATGGAGTCCGCCCGGTTCCTCACCAAGTGGCTGGTCGACCTGCGCGACGGGCAGACCGCGGAGGGCGCCTTCACCGACGTGGCACCCATGGTGGGCACGGTCGGCAACGGGGTGGCGGGCTGGGGCGACGCGGGCGTCACGGTCCCCTGGGCGCTGTACCAGGCGTACGGCGACCGGCAGGTCCTGGCGGACGCCTGGTCCTCCGTACAGGCCTGGCTGACGTACCTGGAGAAGAACAGCAGCGGGCTGCTGCGGCCGGACGCCGGGTACGGCGACTGGCTGAACGTCGAGGACGAGACGCCCAGGGACGTCATCGCCACCGCCTACTTCGCCCACAGCGCCGACCTCGCGGCCCGTACGGCCAAGGAACTCGGCAAGGATCCCGCCCCCTACGCCGATCTCTTCGGGCGCGTACGGGCCGCGTTCCAGAAGGCCTATGTCACCGCCGAGGGCCGGGTGAAGGGCGACACACAGACGGCGTACGTGCTCGCCCTGTCGATGGACCTGCTGCCGGACGGGCTGCGGGCGGCGGCGGCCGACCGGCTCGTCGCGCTGATCGAGGCAAGGGACTGGCATCTGTCGACGGGCTTCCTCGGTACGCCCCGGCTGCTGCCCGTGCTGACCGAGACCGGGCACACCGAGGTCGCCCACCGGCTGCTCGCCCAGCGCTCCTATCCCAGCTGGGGCTATCAGATCGACAAGGGCTCCACCACGATGTGGGAGCACTGGGACTCCATCCGGCCCGACGGCAGCTTCGAGGACCCGGGCATGAACTCCTTCAACCACTACGCCTACGGGTCGGTGGGCGAGTGGATGTACACGAACATCGCCGGTATCGCGGCGGGCCGGCCCGGCTACCGCGAGATCGTCGTCCGGCCGCGGCCGGGCGGGGGTGTCACCTCCGCCCGCGCCACGTTCGCCTCGGTCCGCGGGCCCGTCTCCACGCAGTGGCGGCAGCGGTCCGGCACGTTCACCCTGACGTGCTCCGTGCCGCCCAACACCACCGCCGAGGTGTGGATCCCGACGGACGCTCCGGACGAGGTCACCCACACCGCCGCGACGTTCCTGCGCCGTGAGGACGGGTGCGCGGTGTACCGGGTCGGTTCCGGCACCCACCGCTTCAGCGCGTAG
- a CDS encoding adenylate kinase: protein MQRILVVGVTGAGKSTLARAVGERLELPYYEMDALYFAGPGWAANDTLVEDVERLTSEPRWIVDSLGYPEVRDLLWERADTVLWLDYGKRVVMPRVLRRSVRRTVTRESIFGGNRETWAGWLSREHPVWWAWSQHAGRRREIERRTRDPRFAPLDTLRFSRPGDTAAWLTSVA from the coding sequence GTGCAGCGGATCTTGGTGGTGGGTGTCACGGGTGCGGGTAAGTCCACGCTCGCCCGGGCGGTGGGCGAGCGCCTGGAGCTGCCCTACTACGAGATGGACGCGCTGTATTTCGCCGGTCCCGGCTGGGCTGCCAACGACACCTTGGTCGAAGACGTCGAACGCCTCACGTCCGAACCTCGCTGGATCGTCGACTCGCTCGGATATCCGGAAGTCCGCGATCTGCTCTGGGAGCGCGCGGACACCGTCCTGTGGCTCGACTACGGCAAGCGCGTGGTCATGCCCCGGGTCCTGCGCCGCTCCGTCAGGCGCACCGTCACCCGCGAGAGCATCTTCGGCGGCAACCGGGAGACCTGGGCGGGCTGGCTGAGCAGGGAGCACCCGGTCTGGTGGGCCTGGTCCCAACACGCGGGCCGGCGCCGGGAGATCGAGCGCCGGACTCGTGATCCGCGGTTCGCGCCCCTCGACACGCTCCGGTTCTCCCGCCCCGGCGACACGGCCGCCTGGCTGACGTCCGTGGCCTGA
- a CDS encoding ABC transporter ATP-binding protein, translating to MTEPRHAAEAADAPHGVRAGAYGADAGLDARLVVERGTFRLDVALRVAPGEVVALLGPNGAGKTTALRALAGLTPLTAGGRLRLDGTALERTPPEGRPVGVVFQDYLLFPHLTALDNVAFGPRCQGASKAEARARAAEWLGRLGLTEHVGAKPRRLSGGQAQRVALARALATRPRLLLLDEPLAALDARTRLEVRAQLRRHLADFEAVAVLVTHDPLDAMVLADRLVVVEDGRVVQEGAPADIARRPRTDYIAQLVGLNLYRGEADGHAVRLDAGPSITTTEALRGPVFVAFPPSSVTLYRDRPTGVSARNLWACEVAGLETHGDQIRADLTGALPLAADLTTVAAAELDLHPGAAVWAAVKATQTHAYPV from the coding sequence ATGACCGAACCCCGTCACGCCGCCGAAGCCGCCGACGCCCCCCACGGCGTCCGAGCCGGCGCCTATGGCGCCGACGCCGGCCTCGACGCGCGTCTCGTCGTCGAGCGCGGCACCTTCCGCCTCGATGTGGCGCTGCGTGTCGCGCCCGGCGAGGTCGTCGCCCTGCTCGGCCCGAACGGCGCGGGCAAGACCACCGCCCTGCGCGCCCTCGCCGGTCTGACACCGCTCACCGCCGGGGGCCGCCTGCGGCTGGACGGCACGGCGTTGGAGCGTACGCCGCCGGAGGGCCGCCCGGTCGGCGTCGTCTTCCAGGACTACCTGCTTTTCCCCCACCTCACCGCCCTGGACAACGTGGCGTTCGGACCGCGCTGCCAGGGCGCGAGCAAGGCGGAGGCACGGGCGCGGGCCGCCGAGTGGCTGGGCCGGCTGGGGCTCACGGAGCACGTCGGCGCCAAGCCGCGCCGGCTCTCCGGTGGCCAGGCCCAGCGGGTCGCCCTGGCCCGTGCGCTGGCCACCCGCCCCCGGCTGCTCCTGCTCGACGAGCCACTGGCCGCCCTGGACGCCCGGACACGTCTGGAGGTACGGGCCCAGCTGCGCCGCCATCTGGCCGACTTCGAGGCGGTCGCCGTGCTGGTCACGCACGATCCGCTGGACGCGATGGTGCTGGCCGACCGGCTGGTCGTGGTCGAGGACGGCCGGGTCGTCCAGGAGGGCGCCCCGGCCGACATCGCCCGGCGTCCCCGTACCGACTACATCGCCCAGCTGGTCGGTCTGAACCTCTACCGGGGCGAGGCGGACGGGCATGCGGTCCGCCTCGACGCCGGTCCGTCCATCACCACCACGGAGGCCCTGCGCGGCCCGGTCTTCGTGGCGTTCCCGCCCAGCTCGGTGACCCTCTACCGGGATCGTCCCACCGGGGTCAGCGCCCGGAACCTGTGGGCCTGCGAGGTCGCGGGTCTGGAGACCCACGGCGACCAGATCCGCGCGGACCTCACCGGCGCGCTGCCGCTCGCCGCGGACCTGACCACGGTCGCCGCCGCGGAACTCGACCTGCATCCGGGGGCGGCGGTCTGGGCGGCGGTAAAGGCCACGCAGACCCACGCGTATCCGGTCTGA
- the modB gene encoding molybdate ABC transporter permease subunit produces the protein MTLPVDKSGAATDTLRGGPRRRRVRTGEGTGGRGVPLPLLVPALIGLAFLVVPLIALLVRAPWRSLPDLLTSAEVWQALRLSLVCATAATAVSLVIGVPLAWLLARVEFPGRGLVRALVTLPLVLPPVVGGVALLVALGRNGIVGKWLDSSFGITLPFTTTGVVIAEAFVAMPFLVISVEGTLRAADPRYEEAAATLGASRFTAFRRVTLPLIAPGIAAGAVLAWARALGEFGATITFAGNFPGRTQTMPLAVYLALQSDPEAAIALSLVLLAVSVAVLAGLRDRWMTAR, from the coding sequence GTGACCCTCCCCGTCGACAAGTCCGGCGCCGCGACCGACACCCTCCGGGGCGGGCCGCGGCGCCGGCGCGTCCGGACCGGCGAGGGTACCGGTGGCCGAGGCGTGCCCCTGCCGCTGCTGGTGCCCGCGCTGATCGGCCTGGCGTTCCTGGTCGTCCCCCTGATCGCCCTGCTCGTACGCGCCCCCTGGCGGAGCCTGCCCGACCTGCTGACCAGCGCCGAGGTGTGGCAGGCGCTCCGGCTGTCCCTGGTCTGCGCCACGGCGGCGACCGCGGTGAGCCTGGTCATCGGCGTGCCGCTGGCCTGGCTGCTGGCCCGTGTCGAGTTCCCCGGCCGCGGCCTCGTACGGGCCCTCGTCACCCTGCCGCTCGTCCTGCCGCCGGTCGTCGGCGGTGTGGCCCTGCTGGTGGCGCTCGGCCGCAACGGCATCGTCGGCAAGTGGCTCGACTCCTCGTTCGGGATCACGCTCCCCTTCACCACCACGGGGGTCGTCATCGCCGAGGCGTTCGTCGCCATGCCGTTCCTCGTCATCAGCGTCGAGGGGACGCTGCGCGCCGCCGACCCGCGCTACGAGGAGGCCGCCGCGACGCTGGGCGCCTCCCGCTTCACGGCGTTCCGCCGGGTCACGCTCCCACTGATCGCGCCCGGTATCGCGGCGGGCGCGGTCCTCGCGTGGGCGCGGGCGCTCGGCGAGTTCGGTGCGACGATCACCTTCGCGGGCAACTTCCCCGGCCGTACGCAGACCATGCCGCTGGCCGTCTATCTGGCCCTGCAGAGCGACCCGGAGGCCGCCATCGCCCTCAGTCTGGTCCTGCTGGCCGTGTCCGTCGCGGTGCTGGCGGGCCTGCGCGACCGATGGATGACGGCACGATGA
- the modA gene encoding molybdate ABC transporter substrate-binding protein has protein sequence MTRTARRTRRTRRTLRAAGAGAAALLALSACSSSDDDTSDASDASGVSGVSGVSGVSGTVTVFAAASLKESFTTLGERFEKEHPGTKVTFSFGGSDSLAASITGGAPADVFASASPKTMKIVTDAGDASGTPATFARNQLEIATLPGNPDKIASLKDLTGSGLKVVLCDKEVPCGTAAQKALDAAGLKLTAVSYEQDVKAALTKVQLKEADAAVVYKTDVHAAGDKVEGVEFPESADAVNDYPIATLKDAQNTEGAKAFIALVRSAEGRRVLTGAGFLKP, from the coding sequence ATGACCCGTACCGCACGCCGGACCCGTAGGACCCGCAGGACCCTTCGGGCGGCCGGTGCGGGCGCCGCCGCCCTGCTGGCGCTGAGCGCCTGCTCGTCGTCCGACGACGACACGTCCGACGCGTCCGACGCGTCCGGGGTGTCCGGGGTGTCCGGGGTGTCCGGGGTGTCCGGCACGGTGACCGTGTTCGCCGCGGCCTCCCTGAAGGAGAGCTTCACTACGCTGGGCGAGCGGTTCGAGAAGGAGCACCCCGGCACGAAGGTCACCTTCAGCTTCGGGGGCAGCGACTCACTGGCCGCGAGCATCACGGGCGGCGCCCCGGCGGACGTGTTCGCCTCCGCCAGCCCCAAGACGATGAAGATCGTCACGGACGCCGGGGACGCGTCCGGGACGCCCGCCACCTTCGCGCGCAACCAGCTGGAGATCGCCACCCTGCCGGGCAACCCCGACAAGATCGCCTCCCTCAAGGACCTCACCGGTTCGGGCCTCAAGGTCGTGCTGTGCGACAAGGAGGTGCCCTGCGGCACCGCCGCCCAGAAGGCCCTCGACGCGGCCGGGCTGAAGCTCACCGCGGTCTCCTACGAGCAGGACGTCAAGGCGGCTCTGACGAAGGTCCAGCTGAAGGAGGCCGACGCGGCGGTCGTCTACAAGACCGATGTGCACGCGGCGGGTGACAAGGTGGAGGGCGTGGAGTTCCCCGAGTCGGCCGACGCCGTCAACGACTACCCGATCGCCACCCTCAAGGACGCGCAGAACACGGAGGGCGCCAAGGCGTTCATCGCGCTGGTGCGGTCCGCCGAGGGCCGGCGGGTCCTGACCGGGGCGGGGTTCCTCAAGCCGTGA
- a CDS encoding TOBE domain-containing protein produces MQSYTIGQAARLLGVSPDTARRWADAGRMVTHRDEGGRRVIDGKDLAAFSVELARSDGEEDVSYTSVRNAFPGIVTAVKLGDVAAQVEIQAGPHRLVSLLTREAVEELGLEVGVEATARVKSTNVHVDRT; encoded by the coding sequence ATGCAGTCATACACGATCGGCCAGGCGGCGCGTCTGCTCGGGGTGAGCCCGGACACCGCGCGTCGCTGGGCGGACGCGGGCCGGATGGTCACGCACCGGGACGAGGGCGGGCGGCGCGTCATCGACGGCAAGGACCTGGCCGCCTTCTCCGTCGAGCTCGCCAGGAGCGACGGCGAGGAGGACGTCTCGTACACCTCCGTCCGCAACGCCTTCCCCGGCATCGTCACGGCGGTGAAGCTCGGCGACGTGGCCGCCCAGGTGGAGATCCAGGCAGGACCGCACCGGCTGGTGTCGCTGCTGACGCGGGAGGCCGTGGAGGAGCTGGGCCTCGAAGTGGGGGTGGAGGCCACCGCCCGGGTCAAGTCGACGAATGTACATGTCGACCGGACGTGA